From the Salmo trutta chromosome 30, fSalTru1.1, whole genome shotgun sequence genome, one window contains:
- the agap2 gene encoding arf-GAP with GTPase, ANK repeat and PH domain-containing protein 2 isoform X2, whose translation MVCLPKPDHMSRADTLHQRTTYLISLTLVKVEAVEEQGGEQARSITQGREAGDGAGVETGQPFSPQDIQADVAVLEGGKGSELKKEERKSHSSPSSDKAPFVGDVPPKKSDTLPDGDNVIISSTVDNAKTEKLTGGEDAAGEKEDNQTTTVTSKVITCSTAIPQTSTSVEVAVDSNRTPTGSSIPVRTGGQHPGSVLKAHSPLASPVTSCREAKRSPSASQSLGSRDGRIPTRSPGLCRASWAESGEGRARSQGQGCRDEAGDGAGNQEQVTDEAGDKAGTQEGRGGVVAKRDNPRMERLKNSSASLPAPVTLVPKPPRRGYSCTLDDTDPNSQAEDLCVGRENSQIQPGPHNQQGQKGSARDRKMLKFISGIFTKSSSPVSVSATTSSNTATPPPVCNIQRESSEEDASCANSQEWTLSRSIPELRVGLLGSVQSGRSALVNRYVTGSYLPLEKIEGGRYKKEVLVDGHNHLLLIREEAALPDAQFSSWVDAVVLVFSLENEASFQEVYKLYSQLNTLRSTAEIPLVVVGTQDKISSTNPRVIEDIRARQLCVDVRHCVFYETCATYGLNVDRVFQEAAQKIVTQKKQSALLASCKSLPNSPSHSGGSTPGSTSFPGQASNGGLSSNYPSSLPSTPVISHRELRGGAGTGVGAGGEGGGSVTSSGSLRNVPQRRTSLFKNRRGSGSEKNVDPKGDLGSGRAITIKQSILWKRSGSSLNKEWKKKYVTLSSNGTLGYHSSFNRFQDYMQNAHAKEIDLLRVTVKVPGKRPPRAVPPCGPSPSPGLNDVVKVTGATESTSAPLLPPSLVPVDEQAGALPPPADSGVKCCPSSLSSKSHSAAIEGVTSLPFGKDGQSSPMIDRKKKTRKKSMNQKGDTAIGQAEAKRKMWKLKSFGSLRNINKTDEENVDFIIVSSTGQTWHFEAQTLEERDAWVAAIESQILASLQSCESLRNKARRSSQSEAVAIQAIRNAKGNSLCVDCEAPNPTWASLNLGALICIECSGIHRNLGTHLSRVRSLDLDDWPRELTQVLTAIGNHLANSIWESHTQGRHKPTPNATREERESWIRAKYEQRVFVAPLPAPISKGPGDTAMSVCLLSAVTERDLPRLLLLLAHSNKDQINTALSTGGAPSQTQPHTALHAACQLGDVVMTQLLVWYGSDVKARDPQGQTALTMARKTGSKECADILLQHGCPNEVSPVSPTGPTLGLSRRSSTASLSSLGRTNSRRRVS comes from the exons ATGGTGTGTCTACCAAAGCCTGATCACATGAGCCGAGCCGACACTCTGCACCAGCGCACCACCTACCTCATCTCCCTCACCCTGGTCAAGGTAGAGGCTGTGGAAGAacaaggaggggagcaggccagGTCAATCACCcaggggagggaggctggggatggggctggggtggAGACAGGACAGCCCTTCTCCCCACAGGACATCCAGGCAGATGTTGCTGTCCTGGAAGGTGGAAAAGGTAGTGAACtcaagaaggaggagaggaaatcaCACAGTAGCCCCTCGAGCGACAAGGCACCTTTTGTGGGCGATGTTCCTCCTAAAAAAAGTGACACGTTACCAGACGGAGACAACGTTATTATCTCCTCCACTGTTGACAATGCCAAGACTGAAAAGTTAACGGGTGGAGAGGATGCAGCAGGGGAGAAAGAGGACAACCAGACGACAACAGTCACCTCAAAAGTGATAACGTGCAGCACAGCTATACCGCAGACCTCAACATCTGTGGAGGTAGCAGTCGACTCCAACCGCACCCCGACCGGGAGCAGTATCCCTGTACGCACGGGAGGTCAGCATCCAGGGTCCGTGCTGAAAGCCCACAGCCCATTGGCCAGCCCTGTGACCAGCTGCCGGGAGGCCAAGCGAAGCCCCTCGGCATCCCAGAGCCTGGGTAGCAGAGACGGTAGAATCCCAACCCGGTCCCCTGGTCTCTGTCGGGCCTCCTGGGCTGAGAGTGGGGAGGGTCGGGCTAGATCTCAGGGTCAGGGATGTAGGGATGAAGCTGGAGATGGAGCAGGGAATCAAGAACAAGTGACTGATGAAGCTGGAGACAAAGCTGGTAcacaggagggaagaggaggagtggTTGCAAAACGAGACAATCCCAGGATGGAGAGACTGAAGAACAGTTCCGCTTCTCTACCTGCTCCTGTCACCCTAGTCCCCAAGCCCCCACGCAGGGGCTACAGCTGTACCTTGGATGACACTGACCCTAACAGCCAGGCAGAGGACCTCTGTGTGGGCAGAGAGAACAGCCAGATACAGCCCGGTCCCCACAACCAGCAGGGACAAAAGGGCTCTGCTCGAGATCGTAAGATGCTCAAGTTCATCAGTGGGATCTTCACCAAAAGCAgcagccctgtctctgtctcagccACCACTTCCTCtaatacagcaacacctccccctgTCTGCAATATACAGAGAGAGTCCAGTGAGGAGGACG CTAGTTGTGCAAATAGCCAAGAGTGGACCCTGAGTCGATCCATCCCAGAGCTCCGTGTG GGGCTGCTGGGAAGTGTTCAGAGTGGCAGGTCAGCATTGGTAAATAGATACGTAACAGGCAGCTATCTGCCACTAGAGAAGATTGAAG GGGGGAGGTATAAGAAGGAGGTCTTGGTAGATGGACACAACCATCTACTACTCATCAGGGAGGAGGCTGCGCTTCCTGATGCAcag TTCAGCAGCTGGGTGGATGCAGTGGTCCTTGTATTCAGTCTGGAGAATGAGGCCAGCTTCCAGGAGGTGTACAAACTTTATAGCCAGCTCAACACACTCCGCAGCACTGCCGAAATCCCACTGGTTGTGGTTGGGACACAAG ACAAAATCAGCAGTACCAACCCGCGTGTGATTGAGGACATACGTGCCCGGCAGCTATGTGTTGATGTGAGGCACTGTGTGTTCTATGAGACTTGCGCCACCTATGGGCTCAACGTGGACCGGGTTTTTCAGGAGG CTGCCCAGAAGATAGTCACACAGAAAAAGCAGTCTGCCCTACTGGCCTCCTGTAAGTCTCTTCCCAACTCTCCCAGTCACTCTGGGGGCTCCACACCTGGGTCAACATCCTTCCCTGGACAG gcTAGTAACGGAGGACTGAGTAGTAACTAcccctcctccctaccctctacccCTGTGATCAGCCATAGAGAGCTGCGGGGCGGGGCGGGGACGGGGGTTGGGGCGGGGGGAGAGGGGGGCGGCAGTGTCACCTCCTCGGGGTCCCTGAGAAACGTCCCTCAACGACGGACCTCCCTGTTCAAG AACCGTCGAGGCAGTGGCAGTGAAAAGAATGTTGATCCTAAAGGTGACTTGGGCAGTGGCCGGGCTATCACTATCAAACAG AGTATCCTATGGAAGCGGAGTGGGAGCTCACTGAACAAAGAGTGGAAGAAGAAATATGTCACTCTGTCCAGCAACGGCACACTGGGCTATCACTCCAGCTTCAAT CGGTTTCAGGACTACATGCAGAATGCTCACGCTAAAGAGATCGACCTATTGCGTGTCACAGTGAAGGTTCCAGGGAAACGCCCACCCAGGGCTGTCCCCCCTTGtggcccctccccctcccctggcCTCAACGACGTAGTCAAAGTCACTGGGGCCACGGAGAGCACCAGTGCCCCACTGTTGCCACCCAGCCTTGTGCCTGTAGATGAACAGGCTGGGGCATTGCCTCCTCCAGCAGATAGTGGGGTAAAATGCTGTCCATCGTCACTGTCCAGCAAGTCACACAGTGCTG CTATTGAAGGAGTAACCAGTCTCCCTTTTGGAAAAGACGGTCAATCCTCCCCAATGATTGACAGAAAGAAGAAAACCAGGAAGAAGAGTATGAACCAGAAAGGAGACACAGCCATTGGACAGGCTGAAG CCAAGCGCAAAATGTGGAAATTAAAAAGCTTTGGTAGCTTGAGAAATATTAACAAGACAG ATGAGGAGAATGTTGACTTCATCATCGTGTCCAGCACGGGGCAGACATGGCACTTTGAGGCCCAGACTCTAGAGGAAAGAGATGCCTGGGTGGCGGCCATAGAGAGCCAGATCCTCGCCAGCCTGCAGTCCTGTGAGAGCCTTAGGAACAAG GCACGGAGGAGCAGCCAGAGTGAGGCAGTAGCAATACAGGCCATCCGCAATGCCAAGGGCAACAGCCTCTGTGTGGACTGCGAAGCACCAA ACCCCACATGGGCCAGTCTCAACCTGGGTGCGTTGATCTGCATTGAGTGTTCAGGGATCCACCGTAACCTGGGGACACACCTATCGAGGGTCCGCTCTCTGGACTTGGATGACTGGCCTCGGGAGCTCACCCAGGTCCTGACCGCCATCGGCAACCACCTGGCCAATAGCATCTGGGAGAGCCACACCCAGGGCAGACACAAACCCACCCCGAATGCCACACG ggaggagagagaatcaTGGATCCGTGCCAAATACGAGCAACGGGTGTTTGTGGCACCCCTGCCTGCTCCAATCTCCAAAGGCCCAGGGGACACtgctatgtctgtgtgtctgctgtcAGCGGTGACAGAAAGGGACTTGCCCAGACTCCTACTACTCCTGGCCCACAGCAACAAGGACCAGATCAACACTGCCCTGTCCACCGGAGGAGCACCCTCACAGACACAGCCTCACACTGCCCTGCACGCTGCCTGTCAGCTGGGGGATGTGGTCATGACACAGCTGCTAGTCTGG TATGGAAGTGATGTGAAGGCCAGGGATCCCCAGGGCCAGACAGCCCTGACCATGGCCAGAAAGACTGGGAGCAAAGAGTGTGCTGACATCCTGCTGCAACATGGCTGTCCTAACGAGGTCTCCCCCGTCTCCCCCACTGGACCCACGCTTGGTCTCTCCCGTAGATCTAGCACTGCCAGCCTCAGCAGCCTGGGTCGTACCAATTCCAGGAGAAGGGTTTCGTAG
- the agap2 gene encoding arf-GAP with GTPase, ANK repeat and PH domain-containing protein 2 isoform X3, which translates to MVCLPKPDHMSRADTLHQRTTYLISLTLVKVEAVEEQGGEQARSITQGREAGDGAGVETGQPFSPQDIQADVAVLEGGKGSELKKEERKSHSSPSSDKAPFVGDVPPKKSDTLPDGDNVIISSTVDNAKTEKLTGGEDAAGEKEDNQTTTVTSKVITCSTAIPQTSTSVEVAVDSNRTPTGSSIPVRTGGQHPGSVLKAHSPLASPVTSCREAKRSPSASQSLGSRDGRIPTRSPGLCRASWAESGEGRARSQGQGCRDEAGDGAGNQEQVTDEAGDKAGTQEGRGGVVAKRDNPRMERLKNSSASLPAPVTLVPKPPRRGYSCTLDDTDPNSQAEDLCVGRENSQIQPGPHNQQGQKGSARDRKMLKFISGIFTKSSSPVSVSATTSSNTATPPPVCNIQRESSEEDASCANSQEWTLSRSIPELRVGLLGSVQSGRSALVNRYVTGSYLPLEKIEGGRYKKEVLVDGHNHLLLIREEAALPDAQFSSWVDAVVLVFSLENEASFQEVYKLYSQLNTLRSTAEIPLVVVGTQDKISSTNPRVIEDIRARQLCVDVRHCVFYETCATYGLNVDRVFQEAAQKIVTQKKQSALLASCKSLPNSPSHSGGSTPGSTSFPGQASNGGLSSNYPSSLPSTPVISHRELRGGAGTGVGAGGEGGGSVTSSGSLRNVPQRRTSLFKNRRGSGSEKNVDPKGDLGSGRAITIKQSILWKRSGSSLNKEWKKKYVTLSSNGTLGYHSSFNRFQDYMQNAHAKEIDLLRVTVKVPGKRPPRAVPPCGPSPSPGLNDVVKVTGATESTSAPLLPPSLVPVDEQAGALPPPADSGVKCCPSSLSSKSHSAEAIEGVTSLPFGKDGQSSPMIDRKKKTRKKSMNQKGDTAIGQAEDEENVDFIIVSSTGQTWHFEAQTLEERDAWVAAIESQILASLQSCESLRNKARRSSQSEAVAIQAIRNAKGNSLCVDCEAPNPTWASLNLGALICIECSGIHRNLGTHLSRVRSLDLDDWPRELTQVLTAIGNHLANSIWESHTQGRHKPTPNATREERESWIRAKYEQRVFVAPLPAPISKGPGDTAMSVCLLSAVTERDLPRLLLLLAHSNKDQINTALSTGGAPSQTQPHTALHAACQLGDVVMTQLLVWYGSDVKARDPQGQTALTMARKTGSKECADILLQHGCPNEVSPVSPTGPTLGLSRRSSTASLSSLGRTNSRRRVS; encoded by the exons ATGGTGTGTCTACCAAAGCCTGATCACATGAGCCGAGCCGACACTCTGCACCAGCGCACCACCTACCTCATCTCCCTCACCCTGGTCAAGGTAGAGGCTGTGGAAGAacaaggaggggagcaggccagGTCAATCACCcaggggagggaggctggggatggggctggggtggAGACAGGACAGCCCTTCTCCCCACAGGACATCCAGGCAGATGTTGCTGTCCTGGAAGGTGGAAAAGGTAGTGAACtcaagaaggaggagaggaaatcaCACAGTAGCCCCTCGAGCGACAAGGCACCTTTTGTGGGCGATGTTCCTCCTAAAAAAAGTGACACGTTACCAGACGGAGACAACGTTATTATCTCCTCCACTGTTGACAATGCCAAGACTGAAAAGTTAACGGGTGGAGAGGATGCAGCAGGGGAGAAAGAGGACAACCAGACGACAACAGTCACCTCAAAAGTGATAACGTGCAGCACAGCTATACCGCAGACCTCAACATCTGTGGAGGTAGCAGTCGACTCCAACCGCACCCCGACCGGGAGCAGTATCCCTGTACGCACGGGAGGTCAGCATCCAGGGTCCGTGCTGAAAGCCCACAGCCCATTGGCCAGCCCTGTGACCAGCTGCCGGGAGGCCAAGCGAAGCCCCTCGGCATCCCAGAGCCTGGGTAGCAGAGACGGTAGAATCCCAACCCGGTCCCCTGGTCTCTGTCGGGCCTCCTGGGCTGAGAGTGGGGAGGGTCGGGCTAGATCTCAGGGTCAGGGATGTAGGGATGAAGCTGGAGATGGAGCAGGGAATCAAGAACAAGTGACTGATGAAGCTGGAGACAAAGCTGGTAcacaggagggaagaggaggagtggTTGCAAAACGAGACAATCCCAGGATGGAGAGACTGAAGAACAGTTCCGCTTCTCTACCTGCTCCTGTCACCCTAGTCCCCAAGCCCCCACGCAGGGGCTACAGCTGTACCTTGGATGACACTGACCCTAACAGCCAGGCAGAGGACCTCTGTGTGGGCAGAGAGAACAGCCAGATACAGCCCGGTCCCCACAACCAGCAGGGACAAAAGGGCTCTGCTCGAGATCGTAAGATGCTCAAGTTCATCAGTGGGATCTTCACCAAAAGCAgcagccctgtctctgtctcagccACCACTTCCTCtaatacagcaacacctccccctgTCTGCAATATACAGAGAGAGTCCAGTGAGGAGGACG CTAGTTGTGCAAATAGCCAAGAGTGGACCCTGAGTCGATCCATCCCAGAGCTCCGTGTG GGGCTGCTGGGAAGTGTTCAGAGTGGCAGGTCAGCATTGGTAAATAGATACGTAACAGGCAGCTATCTGCCACTAGAGAAGATTGAAG GGGGGAGGTATAAGAAGGAGGTCTTGGTAGATGGACACAACCATCTACTACTCATCAGGGAGGAGGCTGCGCTTCCTGATGCAcag TTCAGCAGCTGGGTGGATGCAGTGGTCCTTGTATTCAGTCTGGAGAATGAGGCCAGCTTCCAGGAGGTGTACAAACTTTATAGCCAGCTCAACACACTCCGCAGCACTGCCGAAATCCCACTGGTTGTGGTTGGGACACAAG ACAAAATCAGCAGTACCAACCCGCGTGTGATTGAGGACATACGTGCCCGGCAGCTATGTGTTGATGTGAGGCACTGTGTGTTCTATGAGACTTGCGCCACCTATGGGCTCAACGTGGACCGGGTTTTTCAGGAGG CTGCCCAGAAGATAGTCACACAGAAAAAGCAGTCTGCCCTACTGGCCTCCTGTAAGTCTCTTCCCAACTCTCCCAGTCACTCTGGGGGCTCCACACCTGGGTCAACATCCTTCCCTGGACAG gcTAGTAACGGAGGACTGAGTAGTAACTAcccctcctccctaccctctacccCTGTGATCAGCCATAGAGAGCTGCGGGGCGGGGCGGGGACGGGGGTTGGGGCGGGGGGAGAGGGGGGCGGCAGTGTCACCTCCTCGGGGTCCCTGAGAAACGTCCCTCAACGACGGACCTCCCTGTTCAAG AACCGTCGAGGCAGTGGCAGTGAAAAGAATGTTGATCCTAAAGGTGACTTGGGCAGTGGCCGGGCTATCACTATCAAACAG AGTATCCTATGGAAGCGGAGTGGGAGCTCACTGAACAAAGAGTGGAAGAAGAAATATGTCACTCTGTCCAGCAACGGCACACTGGGCTATCACTCCAGCTTCAAT CGGTTTCAGGACTACATGCAGAATGCTCACGCTAAAGAGATCGACCTATTGCGTGTCACAGTGAAGGTTCCAGGGAAACGCCCACCCAGGGCTGTCCCCCCTTGtggcccctccccctcccctggcCTCAACGACGTAGTCAAAGTCACTGGGGCCACGGAGAGCACCAGTGCCCCACTGTTGCCACCCAGCCTTGTGCCTGTAGATGAACAGGCTGGGGCATTGCCTCCTCCAGCAGATAGTGGGGTAAAATGCTGTCCATCGTCACTGTCCAGCAAGTCACACAGTGCTG AAGCTATTGAAGGAGTAACCAGTCTCCCTTTTGGAAAAGACGGTCAATCCTCCCCAATGATTGACAGAAAGAAGAAAACCAGGAAGAAGAGTATGAACCAGAAAGGAGACACAGCCATTGGACAGGCTGAAG ATGAGGAGAATGTTGACTTCATCATCGTGTCCAGCACGGGGCAGACATGGCACTTTGAGGCCCAGACTCTAGAGGAAAGAGATGCCTGGGTGGCGGCCATAGAGAGCCAGATCCTCGCCAGCCTGCAGTCCTGTGAGAGCCTTAGGAACAAG GCACGGAGGAGCAGCCAGAGTGAGGCAGTAGCAATACAGGCCATCCGCAATGCCAAGGGCAACAGCCTCTGTGTGGACTGCGAAGCACCAA ACCCCACATGGGCCAGTCTCAACCTGGGTGCGTTGATCTGCATTGAGTGTTCAGGGATCCACCGTAACCTGGGGACACACCTATCGAGGGTCCGCTCTCTGGACTTGGATGACTGGCCTCGGGAGCTCACCCAGGTCCTGACCGCCATCGGCAACCACCTGGCCAATAGCATCTGGGAGAGCCACACCCAGGGCAGACACAAACCCACCCCGAATGCCACACG ggaggagagagaatcaTGGATCCGTGCCAAATACGAGCAACGGGTGTTTGTGGCACCCCTGCCTGCTCCAATCTCCAAAGGCCCAGGGGACACtgctatgtctgtgtgtctgctgtcAGCGGTGACAGAAAGGGACTTGCCCAGACTCCTACTACTCCTGGCCCACAGCAACAAGGACCAGATCAACACTGCCCTGTCCACCGGAGGAGCACCCTCACAGACACAGCCTCACACTGCCCTGCACGCTGCCTGTCAGCTGGGGGATGTGGTCATGACACAGCTGCTAGTCTGG TATGGAAGTGATGTGAAGGCCAGGGATCCCCAGGGCCAGACAGCCCTGACCATGGCCAGAAAGACTGGGAGCAAAGAGTGTGCTGACATCCTGCTGCAACATGGCTGTCCTAACGAGGTCTCCCCCGTCTCCCCCACTGGACCCACGCTTGGTCTCTCCCGTAGATCTAGCACTGCCAGCCTCAGCAGCCTGGGTCGTACCAATTCCAGGAGAAGGGTTTCGTAG
- the agap2 gene encoding arf-GAP with GTPase, ANK repeat and PH domain-containing protein 2 isoform X5, producing MNSSNKLAQSSAIRAEVKRHESVQNTINKLFKQFERVGDQQLRSGLKVYLHSIQASCANSQEWTLSRSIPELRVGLLGSVQSGRSALVNRYVTGSYLPLEKIEGGRYKKEVLVDGHNHLLLIREEAALPDAQFSSWVDAVVLVFSLENEASFQEVYKLYSQLNTLRSTAEIPLVVVGTQDKISSTNPRVIEDIRARQLCVDVRHCVFYETCATYGLNVDRVFQEAAQKIVTQKKQSALLASCKSLPNSPSHSGGSTPGSTSFPGQASNGGLSSNYPSSLPSTPVISHRELRGGAGTGVGAGGEGGGSVTSSGSLRNVPQRRTSLFKNRRGSGSEKNVDPKGDLGSGRAITIKQSILWKRSGSSLNKEWKKKYVTLSSNGTLGYHSSFNRFQDYMQNAHAKEIDLLRVTVKVPGKRPPRAVPPCGPSPSPGLNDVVKVTGATESTSAPLLPPSLVPVDEQAGALPPPADSGVKCCPSSLSSKSHSAEAIEGVTSLPFGKDGQSSPMIDRKKKTRKKSMNQKGDTAIGQAEAKRKMWKLKSFGSLRNINKTDEENVDFIIVSSTGQTWHFEAQTLEERDAWVAAIESQILASLQSCESLRNKARRSSQSEAVAIQAIRNAKGNSLCVDCEAPNPTWASLNLGALICIECSGIHRNLGTHLSRVRSLDLDDWPRELTQVLTAIGNHLANSIWESHTQGRHKPTPNATREERESWIRAKYEQRVFVAPLPAPISKGPGDTAMSVCLLSAVTERDLPRLLLLLAHSNKDQINTALSTGGAPSQTQPHTALHAACQLGDVVMTQLLVWYGSDVKARDPQGQTALTMARKTGSKECADILLQHGCPNEVSPVSPTGPTLGLSRRSSTASLSSLGRTNSRRRVS from the exons ATGAATAGCAGCAACAAATTGGCTCAGTCAAGTGCCATAAGAGCAGAGGTGAAACGGCATGAGTCCGTCCAGAACACAATCAACAAACTGTTCAAGCAATTTGAGAGGGTTGGTGATCAGCAGCTCCGTTCTGGCCTGAAGGTTTACCTCCACAGTATTCAGG CTAGTTGTGCAAATAGCCAAGAGTGGACCCTGAGTCGATCCATCCCAGAGCTCCGTGTG GGGCTGCTGGGAAGTGTTCAGAGTGGCAGGTCAGCATTGGTAAATAGATACGTAACAGGCAGCTATCTGCCACTAGAGAAGATTGAAG GGGGGAGGTATAAGAAGGAGGTCTTGGTAGATGGACACAACCATCTACTACTCATCAGGGAGGAGGCTGCGCTTCCTGATGCAcag TTCAGCAGCTGGGTGGATGCAGTGGTCCTTGTATTCAGTCTGGAGAATGAGGCCAGCTTCCAGGAGGTGTACAAACTTTATAGCCAGCTCAACACACTCCGCAGCACTGCCGAAATCCCACTGGTTGTGGTTGGGACACAAG ACAAAATCAGCAGTACCAACCCGCGTGTGATTGAGGACATACGTGCCCGGCAGCTATGTGTTGATGTGAGGCACTGTGTGTTCTATGAGACTTGCGCCACCTATGGGCTCAACGTGGACCGGGTTTTTCAGGAGG CTGCCCAGAAGATAGTCACACAGAAAAAGCAGTCTGCCCTACTGGCCTCCTGTAAGTCTCTTCCCAACTCTCCCAGTCACTCTGGGGGCTCCACACCTGGGTCAACATCCTTCCCTGGACAG gcTAGTAACGGAGGACTGAGTAGTAACTAcccctcctccctaccctctacccCTGTGATCAGCCATAGAGAGCTGCGGGGCGGGGCGGGGACGGGGGTTGGGGCGGGGGGAGAGGGGGGCGGCAGTGTCACCTCCTCGGGGTCCCTGAGAAACGTCCCTCAACGACGGACCTCCCTGTTCAAG AACCGTCGAGGCAGTGGCAGTGAAAAGAATGTTGATCCTAAAGGTGACTTGGGCAGTGGCCGGGCTATCACTATCAAACAG AGTATCCTATGGAAGCGGAGTGGGAGCTCACTGAACAAAGAGTGGAAGAAGAAATATGTCACTCTGTCCAGCAACGGCACACTGGGCTATCACTCCAGCTTCAAT CGGTTTCAGGACTACATGCAGAATGCTCACGCTAAAGAGATCGACCTATTGCGTGTCACAGTGAAGGTTCCAGGGAAACGCCCACCCAGGGCTGTCCCCCCTTGtggcccctccccctcccctggcCTCAACGACGTAGTCAAAGTCACTGGGGCCACGGAGAGCACCAGTGCCCCACTGTTGCCACCCAGCCTTGTGCCTGTAGATGAACAGGCTGGGGCATTGCCTCCTCCAGCAGATAGTGGGGTAAAATGCTGTCCATCGTCACTGTCCAGCAAGTCACACAGTGCTG AAGCTATTGAAGGAGTAACCAGTCTCCCTTTTGGAAAAGACGGTCAATCCTCCCCAATGATTGACAGAAAGAAGAAAACCAGGAAGAAGAGTATGAACCAGAAAGGAGACACAGCCATTGGACAGGCTGAAG CCAAGCGCAAAATGTGGAAATTAAAAAGCTTTGGTAGCTTGAGAAATATTAACAAGACAG ATGAGGAGAATGTTGACTTCATCATCGTGTCCAGCACGGGGCAGACATGGCACTTTGAGGCCCAGACTCTAGAGGAAAGAGATGCCTGGGTGGCGGCCATAGAGAGCCAGATCCTCGCCAGCCTGCAGTCCTGTGAGAGCCTTAGGAACAAG GCACGGAGGAGCAGCCAGAGTGAGGCAGTAGCAATACAGGCCATCCGCAATGCCAAGGGCAACAGCCTCTGTGTGGACTGCGAAGCACCAA ACCCCACATGGGCCAGTCTCAACCTGGGTGCGTTGATCTGCATTGAGTGTTCAGGGATCCACCGTAACCTGGGGACACACCTATCGAGGGTCCGCTCTCTGGACTTGGATGACTGGCCTCGGGAGCTCACCCAGGTCCTGACCGCCATCGGCAACCACCTGGCCAATAGCATCTGGGAGAGCCACACCCAGGGCAGACACAAACCCACCCCGAATGCCACACG ggaggagagagaatcaTGGATCCGTGCCAAATACGAGCAACGGGTGTTTGTGGCACCCCTGCCTGCTCCAATCTCCAAAGGCCCAGGGGACACtgctatgtctgtgtgtctgctgtcAGCGGTGACAGAAAGGGACTTGCCCAGACTCCTACTACTCCTGGCCCACAGCAACAAGGACCAGATCAACACTGCCCTGTCCACCGGAGGAGCACCCTCACAGACACAGCCTCACACTGCCCTGCACGCTGCCTGTCAGCTGGGGGATGTGGTCATGACACAGCTGCTAGTCTGG TATGGAAGTGATGTGAAGGCCAGGGATCCCCAGGGCCAGACAGCCCTGACCATGGCCAGAAAGACTGGGAGCAAAGAGTGTGCTGACATCCTGCTGCAACATGGCTGTCCTAACGAGGTCTCCCCCGTCTCCCCCACTGGACCCACGCTTGGTCTCTCCCGTAGATCTAGCACTGCCAGCCTCAGCAGCCTGGGTCGTACCAATTCCAGGAGAAGGGTTTCGTAG